A single window of Taeniopygia guttata chromosome 1, bTaeGut7.mat, whole genome shotgun sequence DNA harbors:
- the IL18BP gene encoding interleukin-18-binding protein isoform X1 encodes MLGEPLGSPAWILLLCWGLAACCTGAMALQPPSITILQMPAELPRPGESVTVSCEALSELPELTLLYWLENSSFVESLHPDGAVREGTVQEEQQGSGSVLRRDLHFSSFDNQHLHTNFTCVVLSPLGVDTREVRWPSQALAPVTGKSGGLG; translated from the exons ATGCTGGGGG AGCCCCTGGGAAGCCCTGCCTGgatcctcctgctctgctggggcttGGCTGCTTGCTGCACAG GTGCCATGGCCTTGCAGCCACCCAGCATCACCATCCTGCAGATGCCAGCAGAGCTTCCTCGCCCAG GTGAGAGTGTGACTGTGTCATGTGAAGCACTGAGTGAGCTTCCAGAGTTGACGCTGCTCTACTGGCTGGAGAACAGCTCCTTCGTGGAGAGCCTGCACCCGGACGGGGCTGTGCGTGAGGGGACAGTGCA agaggagcagcagggctcgGGCTCGGTGCTGCGCCGTGACCTGCACTTCAGCTCCTTCGACAACCAGCACCTGCACACCAACTTCACCTGCGTGGTGCTCAGTCCCCTTGGTGTCGACACCAGGGAGGTGCGATGGCCGTCCCAAGCACTGGCCCCTGTCACTGGGAAGAGTGGGGGCTTGGGCTGA
- the IL18BP gene encoding interleukin-18-binding protein isoform X4 — MALQPPSITILQMPAELPRPGESVTVSCEALSELPELTLLYWLENSSFVESLHPDGAVREGTVQEEQQGSGSVLRRDLHFSSFDNQHLHTNFTCVVLSPLGVDTREVRWPSQALAPVTGKSGGLG; from the exons ATGGCCTTGCAGCCACCCAGCATCACCATCCTGCAGATGCCAGCAGAGCTTCCTCGCCCAG GTGAGAGTGTGACTGTGTCATGTGAAGCACTGAGTGAGCTTCCAGAGTTGACGCTGCTCTACTGGCTGGAGAACAGCTCCTTCGTGGAGAGCCTGCACCCGGACGGGGCTGTGCGTGAGGGGACAGTGCA agaggagcagcagggctcgGGCTCGGTGCTGCGCCGTGACCTGCACTTCAGCTCCTTCGACAACCAGCACCTGCACACCAACTTCACCTGCGTGGTGCTCAGTCCCCTTGGTGTCGACACCAGGGAGGTGCGATGGCCGTCCCAAGCACTGGCCCCTGTCACTGGGAAGAGTGGGGGCTTGGGCTGA
- the IL18BP gene encoding interleukin-18-binding protein isoform X2 yields the protein MLGEPLGSPAWILLLCWGLAACCTGAMALQPPSITILQMPAELPRPGESVTVSCEALSELPELTLLYWLENSSFVESLHPDGAVREGTVQEEQQGSGSVLRRDLHFSSFDNQHLHTNFTCVVLSPLGVDTREARFEGLN from the exons ATGCTGGGGG AGCCCCTGGGAAGCCCTGCCTGgatcctcctgctctgctggggcttGGCTGCTTGCTGCACAG GTGCCATGGCCTTGCAGCCACCCAGCATCACCATCCTGCAGATGCCAGCAGAGCTTCCTCGCCCAG GTGAGAGTGTGACTGTGTCATGTGAAGCACTGAGTGAGCTTCCAGAGTTGACGCTGCTCTACTGGCTGGAGAACAGCTCCTTCGTGGAGAGCCTGCACCCGGACGGGGCTGTGCGTGAGGGGACAGTGCA agaggagcagcagggctcgGGCTCGGTGCTGCGCCGTGACCTGCACTTCAGCTCCTTCGACAACCAGCACCTGCACACCAACTTCACCTGCGTGGTGCTCAGTCCCCTTGGTGTCGACACCAGGGAG